A stretch of the Streptococcus suis genome encodes the following:
- a CDS encoding histidine--tRNA ligase has protein sequence MKLQKPKGTQDLLPQDSAKWQYVENFARSIFKQYNFSEIRTPIFEHYEVISRSVGDTTDIVTKEMYDFYDKGERHITLRPEGTAPVVRSYVENKLFAPEVQKPAKFYYMGPMFRYERPQAGRLRQFHQIGVECFGSNNPATDVEIIAMAYHFFEELGIKDVRLHLNSLGNPESRAAYRQALIDYLTPLKDQLSKDSQRRLEENPLRVLDSKEKEDKVAVENAPSILDYLDQKSTAHFEAVKSMLDKLGISYEIDTNMVRGLDYYNHTIFEFMTEVGGSDLTICAGGRYDGLVSYFGGPETPAFGFGMGIERLILVLEKQSIELPIDTQIDVYIAVLGQEANGGALELVQAIRKQGFRAERDYLDRKLKAQFKSADVFGAKTIITLGGSEIESGQVVVKNNQTRKEVETNLEIVKTEFASILEKLSEN, from the coding sequence ATGAAACTACAAAAACCAAAAGGGACGCAAGATTTACTTCCACAGGACTCTGCCAAATGGCAATATGTAGAAAATTTCGCGCGTTCTATCTTTAAACAGTATAATTTTTCAGAAATTCGCACACCTATCTTTGAACATTACGAAGTAATCAGTCGCTCTGTTGGCGATACCACAGATATTGTGACCAAGGAAATGTACGATTTTTACGATAAGGGAGAACGTCATATTACTCTTCGTCCAGAAGGCACAGCGCCAGTTGTTCGTTCATACGTAGAAAATAAACTCTTTGCCCCAGAAGTGCAAAAACCGGCAAAATTTTACTATATGGGGCCCATGTTCCGATATGAGCGTCCGCAGGCAGGTCGTTTGCGTCAGTTCCATCAGATTGGTGTAGAGTGCTTCGGCTCAAATAATCCGGCAACAGATGTAGAAATTATTGCCATGGCTTATCATTTCTTTGAAGAGTTGGGGATTAAAGATGTTCGTTTGCATCTCAATAGTTTGGGGAATCCAGAAAGTCGCGCAGCCTATCGCCAAGCCTTGATTGACTATCTGACACCGCTCAAGGATCAACTGTCTAAAGATAGCCAGCGCCGTTTGGAAGAAAATCCTCTCCGCGTGCTAGACTCAAAAGAAAAAGAAGACAAGGTTGCTGTAGAAAATGCACCATCCATCTTGGACTATCTGGATCAGAAAAGTACAGCTCATTTTGAAGCAGTCAAGTCTATGCTAGATAAACTGGGCATTTCATATGAAATCGACACGAATATGGTACGTGGTCTAGACTACTATAACCATACTATTTTTGAATTCATGACCGAAGTAGGTGGCAGTGACTTGACCATCTGTGCTGGCGGTCGCTATGATGGATTGGTTAGCTATTTTGGTGGTCCAGAAACACCAGCCTTCGGCTTTGGCATGGGGATTGAACGTCTGATTCTCGTACTTGAAAAGCAAAGTATTGAGCTTCCGATTGATACCCAAATAGATGTTTACATAGCTGTTTTGGGTCAGGAGGCCAATGGCGGGGCGCTTGAGTTGGTTCAAGCCATCCGCAAGCAAGGGTTCCGAGCAGAGCGAGACTACCTTGACCGCAAGCTCAAAGCCCAGTTTAAGTCAGCAGATGTATTTGGAGCCAAGACAATCATTACCTTAGGTGGTAGTGAAATCGAATCAGGTCAAGTCGTGGTGAAAAACAACCAGACTCGAAAAGAGGTTGAAACAAATCTTGAAATAGTTAAAACAGAATTTGCTAGTATTTTAGAAAAACTAAGTGAAAATTAG